One window of Athalia rosae chromosome 2, iyAthRosa1.1, whole genome shotgun sequence genomic DNA carries:
- the LOC105688312 gene encoding heat shock transcription factor, X-linked member 4-like gives MIIQLLLFLFSMILFCFYKSDRNCQSRVLTGTYEQFLCFGVKFRRKAMYDDCVLLSMRFPQKLWRIVNECKTGAIRWSVNGGTILLDYKKFQEEYLNAEHSIFKTNNITSFIRQLNLYGFRKVTSHNRDPICNSHNPNVHEFLHENFRAHRTDLLAKVCRRTGAGKIKYCDKLRSKNLMKRDIADPKKKLQMSRLRICQFALTEALQQATRDYHRKRFWEEVIHDDSLSELNNFHKIAHSYARVIEGYQTTFDCSQDYCQAVRQLHRI, from the exons ATGATCATTcaattgttattgtttttattcagcatgatattgttttgtttttacaaGTCTGATAGAAATTGTCAAAGCCGAGTTTTGACCGGTACATATGAGCAGTTTTTGTGCTTTGGAGTCAAATTTAGGAGAAAAGCCATGTACGACGATTGTGTCCTTTTGTCTATGCGTTTTCCGCAGAAACTTTGGCGCATAGTTAACGAGTGTAAAACTGGTGCGATTCGTTGGAGCGTGAATGGTGGTACGATATTATTGGACTATAAAAAATTCCAGGAAGAATACCTGAATGCTgaacattcaatttttaaaacgaaCAATATAACAAGTTTCATACGTCAGCTAAATCTTTACGGATTTAGAAAAGTAACTTCCCACAACCGCGATCCAATCTGTAACTCTCACAACCCCAACGTACACGAATTTTtgcacgaaaattttcgagcccATCGCACCGATCTCCTTGCCAAAGTATGCCGTAGAACTGGCGCtggtaaaattaaatattgcGATAAACTACGTTCTAAAAACTTAATGAAACGAGACATAGCTGACCCcaagaaaaaattgcagatGTCACGCTTGCGAATTTGTCAG TTTGCTTTGACCGAAGCTTTGCAGCAGGCGACTCGAGATTACCATCGAAAGAGATTTTGGGAAGAGGTAATCCACGATGATTCATTATCGGagctaaataattttcacaaaataG ctcACAGCTATGCCCGCGTCATCGAGGGATATCAAACAACTTTTGATTGTTCTCAAGATTATTGTCAAGCCGTTAGACAGTTACATAGGATTTGA
- the LOC105688310 gene encoding proteasome subunit alpha type-7-1, with amino-acid sequence MGSRYDRAITVFSPDGHLLQVEYAQEAVKKGSTAVGVRGNDVVVLGVEKKSVAKLQEERTVRKICLLDDHVVMAFAGLTADARVLINRAQIECQSHKLTVEDPVTLEYITRFVAGLKQKYTQSNGRRPFGISCLLAGFDYDGAPHLYQTDPSGTYFEWKANATGRSATTVREFLEKYYTPDEVATEKGAMKLAIRALLEVVQSGQKNLEIAVMRRGQPLQMLDVDTIGEYVTEIEKEKEAEAEKKKQKK; translated from the exons ATGGGATCTCGGTACGATAGAGCCATCACCGTTTTTTCGCCGGATGGACACTTATTGCAAGTGGAATATGCTCAGGAAGCTGTGAAAAAAGGATCGACGGCG GTCGGTGTTCGTGGAAACGATGTTGTTGTACTTGGTGTAGAGAAGAAGTCTGTAGCTAAACTTCAAGAAGAGAGAACAGTACGTAAAATATGCCTTCTAGACGACCATGTTGTAATGGCTTTTGCCG GGTTAACTGCCGATGCCAGAGTATTGATAAATCGTGCTCAAATCGAATGCCAGAGTCACAAGCTAACCGTCGAAGACCCTGTCACATTGGAGTACATCACACGATTTGTAGCTggtttgaaacaaaaatacactCAAAGCAACGGACGCAGACCATTTGGAATATCCTGTCTATTAGCAGGTTTTGATTACGATGGAGCTCCGCATCTGTATCAAACGGATCCATCGGGAACCTATTTCGAATGGAAA GCAAATGCTACAGGTCGCAGTGCCACAACTGTGCGTGAATTTCTAGAGAAATACTACACCCCTGACGAGGTTGCCACAGAAAAAGGGGCGATGAAACTCGCGATCAGAGCGCTACTTGAAGTTGTACAATCTGGCCAAAAGAATTTGGAGATTGCGGTAATGCGTCGCGGTCAACCACTACAG ATGCTGGATGTTGATACGATCGGAGAATACGTAACAGaaatcgaaaaagagaaagaagctgaggcagaaaaaaagaaacaaaaaaagtaa